The window CTCGACGTACCCCTGCCACTCCCGCATGTCGATCGAGCCGTCCCCGATCTGACCGCGGCCGGTGAGCACGCCCTCGGGCAACGGCGTGGTCCAGTCAGCGAGTTGGAAGGTGTGGATACGTCCGCCCGCGCCCGCCCGGGCGATCTGCGCGGGCGCGTTGTCGTCCCACCAGATGTGGTACGTGTCCACCGTGACGCCGACCTGCTGGGCGGGGAAGCGCTCGGCGAGGTCGAGGGCCTGGGCGAGCGTGGAGACCACACAGCGGTCCGAGGCGAACATCGGGTGCAGCGGCTCGATGGCCAGCTTCACCCCGTGCTCCTCCGCATACGGGCCCAGCACCGCCAGCGCGTCGGCGATCCGCTCCCGCGCCCCGTGCAGATCCTTGGAACCGGCCGGAAGACCGCCCGAGACCAGCACCAGCGTGTCCGTGCCGAGCGTGGCCGCCTCGTCGATCGCCCGGCGGTTGTCGTCCAGCGCCTTGGCACGCTCGTCCGGATCGATGGCCGTGAAGAACCCGCCCCGGCACAGGGTGGTGACGGTCAGGCCCGCGTCCCGGACCAGCTTGGCGGTGGCCTCCAGGCCGTACTCCTGGACGGGCTCCCGCCACAGGCCGACGTTGCCGACGCCCAACTGTCCGCAGGCGTCGACCAGTTCCGGCATCGACAGCTGCTTGACCGTCATCTGGTTGATGGAGAAACGCGCGAGGTCGGTCACTGGGTCACCCCGTACATCGACAGCAGGTTCTTCATCCGTTCCTCGGCCAGTTCCGGTGCCGGGAAGAGGCCCAGACCGTCGGCGAGTTCGTAGGCGCGGGCGAAGTGCGGGAGCGAGCGGGCCGACTGGAGGCCGCCGACCATGGTGAAGTGCGACTGGTGGCCCGCCAGCCAGGCCAGGAAGACGACTCCGGTCTTGTAGAAGCGGGTCGGCGCCTGGAAAAGATGGCGGGACAACTCGACGGTGGGGTCGAGCAGTTCCCGGAAGCCCTTGGCGTCCCCCGTGTCCAGGACCCGTACCGCCTCCGCGGCCAGCGGGCCCAGCGGATCGAAGATGCCGAGCAGGGCGTGGCTGAAGCCCTTCTCGTCACCGGCGATCAGCTCGGGATAGTTGAAGTCGTCGCCGGTGTAGCAGCGCACGCCGTCGGGGAGCCGGCGCCTGAGGTCGATCTCCCGTTGCGCATCGAGCAGCGACACCTTGATGCCGTCCACCTTGTCGGGGTGCGCGGCGATGACCTCCAGGAAGGTGTCCGTGGCCGCGTCGAGGTCGGAGGAGCCCCAGTAGCCCTCCAGCGCGGGGTCGAACATCGGGCCGAGCCAGTGCAGGACGACGGGTTCGGCGGACTGGCGCAGCAGGTGGCCGTAGATCTCCAGATAGTCCTCGGGACCACGGGCGGCGGCTGCCAGCGCCCGCGACGCCATGAGGATCGCCTGCGCGCCCGCCTCCTCCACCACCGCGAGCTGCTCCTCGTAGGCCGCACGGACCTCTTCGAGAGTCCCCGCGGCGATCTGGTCGGTGCCGACTCCGCAGGCGATACGGCCGCCCACACTCTGAGCCTCGGCCGCCGACCGCAGGATCAGTTCCGCGGCGCCCGCCCAGTCGAGCCCCATCCCCCGCTGCGCGGTGTCCATCGCCTCGGCGACACCGAGCCCGTGGGACCACAGATGCCGCCGGAAGGCGAGGGTGGCGTCCCAGTCGACGGCGGCGGGCGAGTCGGGGCTGGTGTCGGCGAACGGATCGGCGACGACATGGGCCGCCGAGAAGACCGTACGAGAGGTGAAGGGGGTGCCCGGAGTGACGGCGAGGGGTTCGGGGCGGGGCTCGTACGCCCTCAACCCGCCTTTGAAGTCCGGGAGTTGGATCGTCACAGCGAAATCTCCGGTACGTCGAGACGGCGGCCCTCGGCCGAGGACTTCAGGCCCAGTTCGGCGAGCTGGACGCCGCGGGCGCCGGCCAGGAGGTCCCAGTGGTAGGGGGCGTCGGCGTAGACGTGCTTGAGGAAGAGCTCCCACTGGGCCTTGAAGCCGTTGTCGAACTCGGCGTTGTCCGGGACCTCCTGCCACTGGTCGCGGAAGACCTCGGTGGCCGGGATGTCGGGGTTCCAGACGGGCTTGGGGGTGGCGGAGCGGTGCTGCGCGCGGCAGTTCCGAAGACCCGCGACCGCCGAGCCCTCGGTGCCGTCGACCTGGAACTCGACCAGCTCGTCGCGGTTGACGCGCACGGCCCAGGAGGAGTTGATCTGAGCGATCGCACCGCCCTCCAGCTCGAAGACGCCGTAGGCGGCGTCGTCGGCGGTGGCGTCGTAGGGCTTGCCGTTCTCGTCCCAGCGCTGCGGGATGTGGGTGGCGGTGAGGGCCTGGACGGACTTCACCCGGCCGAACAGCTCGTGCAGGACGTACTCCCAGTGCGGGAACATGTCGACGACGATGCCGCCGCCGTCCTCCGCGCGGTAGTTCCAGGACGGGCGTTGGGCGGCCTGCCAGTCGCCCTCGAAGACCCAGTAGCCGAACTCGCCGCGGATCGACAGGATGCGGCCGAAGAAGCCGCCGTCGATGAGTCGCTTGAGCTTGAGCAGGCCGGGGAGGAAGAGCTTGTCCTGGACCACGCCGTGCTTGATGCCGGCGTCGGCGGCCAGGCGTGCGAGGTCCAGGGCGCCGTCGAGACCGGTGGCGGTCGGCTTCTCGGTGTAGATGTGCTTGCCCGCGGCGATCGCCTTCTTGATCGCCTCCTCGCGTGCGGAGGTGACCTGGGCGTCGAAGTAGATGTCCACGGTCGGGTCGGCGAGGACCTCGTCGACGTCCGTGGAGATGTGCTCCAGGCCGTGCCGCTCGGCGAGCGCCTTGAGCGCGTGCTCCCGGCGGCCGACCAGGATCGGCTCCGGCCACAGCACGGTGCCGTCGCCGAGGTCGAGGCCGCCCTGTTCGCGCAGGGCAAGGATGGAGCGGACGAGGTGCTGGCGGTAGCCCATGCGCCCGGTCACGCCGTTCATGGCGATCCGCACCGTTTTGCGTGTCACGTCAATCCCTTCGTCCGCATACGCCCCAGCGACGCAGCAAGCGCTTTCTATACCGACTGAAGCTAGCCTCTGAGCAGTGGTCTGTACAAGACCGTGATGGGGATGAGTTGTTCGAGGGGGCGAACAAACGGGGTGCCTGGCCTTATGGTCTGCACGGCAAGGGGGATTCCTTTGAGCAGCCTATGTACAACGGCGTACGACAACATGCGCGACCGGAGGACGACGAGATGACGGTGACCCTGGCGGACGTGGCGGCCCGCGCACAGGTCTCGCCCGCGACGGTGTCGCGCGTACTGAACGGGAACTACCCCGTGGCCGCGTCCACCCGTGAGCGGGTGCTGCGTGCGGTGGACGAGCTGGACTACGTGCTGAACGGTCCGGCGAGCGCGCTGGCCGCCGCCACGTCCGACCTGGTCGGCATCCTCGTCAACGACATCGCCGACCCCTTCTTCGGGATCATGGCGAGCGCGATCCAGGCGGAGATCGGGGGCCCGGGGGGACGCGCGGGCGGTGAGCGGCTGGCGGTCGTCTGCAACACCGGGGGATCCCCCGAGCGCGAACTGACGTATCTGACTCTGCTGCAGCGCCAGCGGGCGGCCGCGGTCGTGCTGACCGGTGGGGCCGTGGAGAACGCGCCGCATGTGGCGGCGGTGTCGGCGAAGCTCAGGAAGCTCGCGGAGGCCGGGACCCGGGTGGTGCTGTGCGGGCGCCCGCCGGCGCCGGACACCGGGGCCATCGCGCTGACCTTCGAGAACCGCGGGGGCGGCCGGGAACTGACCGAGCACCTGATCGGCCTGGGCCACCGCCGCCTCGGCTACATCGCCGGTCCTGAGGAGCGCACGACGACCCGGCACCGTCTGGAAGGACACCGGGCGGCGCTGAAGGCGCACGGCATCGAGGAGGACCCGCGCTGGACGGTCCACGGCCGCTACGACCGGCGCTCCGGGTACGAGGCCACGCTGGAACTCCTGCGCCGGGATCCGACCCTCACGGCAGTGGTCGCCGCGAACGACTCCGTCGCGCTCGGCGCCTGCGCGGCCCTGCGGGAGTCGGGGCTGCGGATCCCGGAGGACGTCTCGGTCGCCGGCTTCGACGACCTGCCGTTCTCGATCGACGCGGTGCCTTCTCTTACGACGGTGCGGCTGCCCCTGTCGGAGGCGGGAGCGCGGGCCGGACGCATCGCGATGGGCCGCGAGGAGGAGCCGCCCGGGGGGATCGCGAC of the Streptomyces sp. NBC_00287 genome contains:
- a CDS encoding sugar phosphate isomerase/epimerase family protein, which gives rise to MTVKQLSMPELVDACGQLGVGNVGLWREPVQEYGLEATAKLVRDAGLTVTTLCRGGFFTAIDPDERAKALDDNRRAIDEAATLGTDTLVLVSGGLPAGSKDLHGARERIADALAVLGPYAEEHGVKLAIEPLHPMFASDRCVVSTLAQALDLAERFPAQQVGVTVDTYHIWWDDNAPAQIARAGAGGRIHTFQLADWTTPLPEGVLTGRGQIGDGSIDMREWQGYVEAAGYTGAIEVELFNDGLWARDGREVLAETAARFVEHTSG
- a CDS encoding Gfo/Idh/MocA family protein, producing the protein MTRKTVRIAMNGVTGRMGYRQHLVRSILALREQGGLDLGDGTVLWPEPILVGRREHALKALAERHGLEHISTDVDEVLADPTVDIYFDAQVTSAREEAIKKAIAAGKHIYTEKPTATGLDGALDLARLAADAGIKHGVVQDKLFLPGLLKLKRLIDGGFFGRILSIRGEFGYWVFEGDWQAAQRPSWNYRAEDGGGIVVDMFPHWEYVLHELFGRVKSVQALTATHIPQRWDENGKPYDATADDAAYGVFELEGGAIAQINSSWAVRVNRDELVEFQVDGTEGSAVAGLRNCRAQHRSATPKPVWNPDIPATEVFRDQWQEVPDNAEFDNGFKAQWELFLKHVYADAPYHWDLLAGARGVQLAELGLKSSAEGRRLDVPEISL
- a CDS encoding dihydrodipicolinate synthase family protein produces the protein MTIQLPDFKGGLRAYEPRPEPLAVTPGTPFTSRTVFSAAHVVADPFADTSPDSPAAVDWDATLAFRRHLWSHGLGVAEAMDTAQRGMGLDWAGAAELILRSAAEAQSVGGRIACGVGTDQIAAGTLEEVRAAYEEQLAVVEEAGAQAILMASRALAAAARGPEDYLEIYGHLLRQSAEPVVLHWLGPMFDPALEGYWGSSDLDAATDTFLEVIAAHPDKVDGIKVSLLDAQREIDLRRRLPDGVRCYTGDDFNYPELIAGDEKGFSHALLGIFDPLGPLAAEAVRVLDTGDAKGFRELLDPTVELSRHLFQAPTRFYKTGVVFLAWLAGHQSHFTMVGGLQSARSLPHFARAYELADGLGLFPAPELAEERMKNLLSMYGVTQ
- a CDS encoding LacI family DNA-binding transcriptional regulator, whose amino-acid sequence is MTVTLADVAARAQVSPATVSRVLNGNYPVAASTRERVLRAVDELDYVLNGPASALAAATSDLVGILVNDIADPFFGIMASAIQAEIGGPGGRAGGERLAVVCNTGGSPERELTYLTLLQRQRAAAVVLTGGAVENAPHVAAVSAKLRKLAEAGTRVVLCGRPPAPDTGAIALTFENRGGGRELTEHLIGLGHRRLGYIAGPEERTTTRHRLEGHRAALKAHGIEEDPRWTVHGRYDRRSGYEATLELLRRDPTLTAVVAANDSVALGACAALRESGLRIPEDVSVAGFDDLPFSIDAVPSLTTVRLPLSEAGARAGRIAMGREEEPPGGIATIRGELMVRGSSGAPRGSSTAGRRSRVSERNHE